From the genome of Azospirillum sp. TSA2s, one region includes:
- a CDS encoding ABC transporter substrate-binding protein produces MTRRLTGIPASFQRGFRRSVHRAATAGLLAAALAIPGTAALVAAPAMAQETPVRGGVLNSIVQPEPPTLMLGLNQQGPTQTVAGKIYQGLLTYDQKLNPMPSLAKSWTVSPDGLTYTFKLFENVKWHDGKPFTANDVVFTTSKFLMEVHPRARAVFSRCESITALDDHTVEFKLKEPFPAFIQAFEVSSAPIVPAHLYEGSDYRANPANNTPIGTGPFKLKEWVKGSYIQLVRNEDYYKEGLPYLDGITFRVIPDAASRSLALESGQVQQTQYSDLEPFEVPRMKTLPNLTMTTAGYEFVAPMAWLEINHRVKPLDDKRFRKAIAYAIDRKFIRDKIWFGLGRVPTGPINSVVKFYDPKVTTYEPDLAKAKALLDEMGLKPDGKGVRATVKVMPMPYGETWTRLGEYLKQALGKVGISVVLESTDAAGWAQRVANWDYEITTNFLYQYGDPALGVARTYISSNIRKGVLFTNTMGYSNPKVDELFAKASQEIDPAKRQEQYSEVQRILSDELPVVWLLEMEFPTFLDKRVKNANTTAIGVNDTYESVWLAK; encoded by the coding sequence ATGACCAGACGCCTTACCGGTATCCCCGCCAGCTTCCAACGCGGCTTCCGCCGCAGCGTCCACCGCGCCGCCACCGCCGGCCTGCTGGCCGCAGCACTCGCCATTCCCGGCACGGCCGCCCTGGTCGCCGCCCCGGCCATGGCCCAGGAGACGCCGGTCCGCGGCGGTGTCCTCAACTCCATCGTGCAGCCGGAGCCGCCGACCCTGATGCTGGGCCTGAACCAGCAGGGTCCGACCCAGACCGTCGCCGGCAAGATCTATCAGGGTCTGCTGACCTACGATCAGAAGCTGAACCCGATGCCGTCGCTGGCCAAGAGCTGGACGGTGTCGCCGGACGGGCTGACCTATACCTTCAAGCTGTTCGAGAACGTCAAGTGGCACGACGGCAAGCCCTTCACCGCCAATGACGTGGTCTTCACCACCTCCAAGTTCCTGATGGAGGTCCACCCGCGCGCCCGCGCCGTCTTCAGCCGCTGCGAATCGATCACGGCGCTGGACGACCACACCGTCGAATTCAAGCTGAAGGAACCCTTCCCGGCCTTCATCCAGGCCTTCGAGGTGTCGTCGGCCCCGATCGTACCGGCCCACCTCTATGAGGGCAGCGATTACCGCGCCAACCCGGCCAACAACACCCCCATCGGCACCGGCCCGTTCAAGCTGAAGGAATGGGTGAAGGGCAGCTATATCCAGCTCGTGCGCAACGAGGATTATTACAAGGAAGGCCTGCCCTATCTAGACGGCATCACCTTCCGCGTGATCCCGGACGCCGCCAGCCGCTCGCTGGCGCTGGAAAGCGGTCAGGTGCAGCAGACCCAGTACAGCGACCTGGAGCCCTTCGAGGTTCCGCGCATGAAGACGCTGCCCAACCTGACCATGACCACCGCCGGTTACGAGTTCGTGGCGCCGATGGCGTGGCTGGAGATCAACCACCGCGTCAAGCCGCTGGACGACAAGCGCTTCCGCAAGGCCATCGCCTACGCCATCGACCGCAAGTTCATCCGCGACAAGATCTGGTTCGGCCTGGGCCGCGTGCCGACCGGCCCGATCAACTCGGTGGTCAAGTTCTACGATCCCAAGGTGACGACCTACGAGCCCGACCTTGCCAAGGCCAAGGCCCTGCTGGACGAGATGGGGCTGAAGCCCGACGGCAAGGGCGTGCGCGCCACCGTCAAGGTCATGCCGATGCCCTATGGCGAGACCTGGACCCGTCTCGGCGAGTATCTGAAGCAGGCGCTCGGCAAGGTCGGCATCTCCGTGGTTCTGGAGAGCACCGACGCCGCCGGTTGGGCGCAGCGCGTCGCCAACTGGGACTACGAGATCACCACCAACTTCCTCTACCAGTACGGCGATCCGGCGCTGGGCGTCGCCCGCACCTACATCTCGTCGAACATCCGCAAGGGCGTGCTGTTCACCAACACCATGGGCTATTCCAACCCGAAGGTGGACGAACTGTTCGCCAAGGCCTCGCAGGAGATCGACCCGGCCAAGCGCCAGGAGCAGTACAGCGAGGTCCAGCGCATCCTGTCCGACGAGCTGCCGGTGGTGTGGCTGCTGGAAATGGAATTCCCGACCTTCCTCGACAAGCGGGTGAAGAACGCCAACACGACGGCCATCGGTGTCAACGACACCTATGAGAGCGTCTGGCTGGCGAAGTGA
- a CDS encoding histone deacetylase family protein has product MKFVHHPDAALHRPATYFNKGLLRALPEKPERVGALASLIEKRGETLIRPDDYGSAPRAAVHTPAYLAFLETAHARWVAEGDMGDVVLPNVHRMQAAPNYPTSIVGQAGWHMFDTACPIGEGTWAATCAATNAAIHAAKLVATGADSAAYALCRPPGHHATRDMAGGFCYLNHVAVAAESVLPMLRAQGRPARVAIIDVDVHHGNGTQDIFYERDDVFFVSVHGDPAEFYPHMAGYAQERGIGRGEGYNLNLPLPIGSDEATVLATIGRGLDEIRRFAPEILFVSLGFDTFIGDPLAAFGVTTPGFARMGALIAAANMPTVLVQEGGYAIDDLSANLSSFLDGFEGKTTA; this is encoded by the coding sequence ATGAAGTTCGTCCACCACCCCGACGCCGCCCTGCACCGCCCCGCCACCTACTTCAACAAGGGCCTGCTGCGCGCCCTGCCGGAGAAGCCGGAGCGGGTCGGCGCGCTGGCCTCGCTGATCGAGAAGCGGGGCGAGACGCTGATCCGGCCCGACGATTACGGCTCCGCCCCGCGCGCCGCGGTGCACACGCCGGCATATCTCGCCTTCCTGGAGACGGCGCATGCGCGCTGGGTGGCGGAAGGCGACATGGGCGACGTGGTGCTGCCCAACGTCCACCGGATGCAGGCCGCCCCCAACTACCCCACCAGCATCGTCGGGCAGGCCGGCTGGCACATGTTCGACACCGCCTGCCCGATCGGCGAGGGCACCTGGGCCGCCACCTGCGCCGCGACCAATGCCGCCATCCATGCGGCGAAGCTGGTCGCCACCGGGGCGGACAGCGCGGCCTACGCCCTGTGCCGGCCGCCGGGGCACCATGCCACCCGCGATATGGCCGGCGGCTTCTGTTACCTGAACCATGTCGCCGTCGCCGCGGAATCGGTGCTGCCGATGCTGCGCGCCCAGGGCCGGCCGGCCCGCGTCGCCATCATCGACGTGGATGTCCATCACGGCAACGGCACGCAGGACATCTTCTATGAGCGCGACGACGTGTTCTTCGTCTCGGTCCATGGCGACCCGGCGGAGTTCTATCCGCATATGGCCGGCTATGCGCAGGAACGCGGCATCGGCCGCGGCGAGGGCTATAACCTGAACCTGCCGCTGCCGATCGGCAGCGACGAGGCGACGGTTCTGGCGACCATCGGCCGCGGGCTGGACGAGATCCGCCGGTTCGCGCCGGAGATTCTGTTCGTCTCGCTGGGCTTCGACACCTTCATCGGCGACCCGCTGGCCGCCTTCGGCGTCACCACGCCGGGCTTCGCCCGCATGGGCGCGCTGATCGCCGCCGCAAACATGCCCACCGTGCTGGTGCAGGAGGGTGGCTACGCCATCGACGACCTGTCCGCCAACCTGTCCAGCTTCCTTGACGGGTTCGAGGGCAAGACGACAGCATGA
- a CDS encoding ABC transporter ATP-binding protein: MSQFELLRTSVETAAMNTPLLDVRGLSIALPPGADRPLAVDNLTFTLNPDEILCVVGESGSGKSMTAHAMMGLLPAPHVRVSGGSLLFKGKDVLTMPEADQRALRGGRIAMVFQEPMTALNPLMRVGRQIGESLREHTDLPAPARRARVVELLAQVGLPNPAELAEAYPFRLSGGQRQRVMIAMALACQPDILIADEPTTALDVTTQKQILDLIRSIQAERHMGMMFITHDFGVVAEIAHRVAVMRHGKLVEYGPASEVLNRPQHPYTRQLIASVPHYIEHRDDHAKAGAPLLVADKVRKVFHVGGGLFKKSKEVVAGDDLSLTIHPGETVGLVGESGSGKSTLGRSIVGLIKPDSGRILFEGTDLLALDRKGFRPYRRAVQMVFQDPYASLNPRHRVGDIVAQGPVAFGEDRSKALTRARELLAMVGLDGSAADRFPHEFSGGQRQRIGIARALAMEPKLLVADEPVSALDVSVQGQVLELLDDIRKRLNLAMLFITHDLRVAAQVCDTIAVMRRGKIVEMGTAREVFTHPRDTYTRSLLDAIPGKGWHIPDDLQQVPAGAH; the protein is encoded by the coding sequence ATGAGCCAGTTCGAACTGTTGCGCACCTCCGTGGAGACCGCCGCCATGAACACCCCCCTGCTGGATGTGCGCGGCCTCAGCATCGCGCTGCCGCCGGGCGCCGACCGCCCGCTGGCGGTGGACAATCTGACCTTCACCCTGAACCCCGACGAGATCCTCTGCGTCGTCGGCGAGTCCGGCTCCGGCAAGTCGATGACCGCGCATGCGATGATGGGCCTGCTGCCCGCCCCGCATGTCCGGGTATCCGGCGGCAGCCTGCTGTTCAAGGGCAAGGACGTGCTGACCATGCCGGAGGCGGACCAGCGCGCCCTTCGCGGCGGCCGCATCGCCATGGTGTTCCAGGAGCCGATGACCGCGCTGAACCCGCTGATGCGGGTCGGCCGCCAGATCGGTGAGAGCTTGCGCGAGCACACCGACCTGCCCGCCCCGGCGCGCCGCGCCCGCGTGGTGGAGCTGCTGGCCCAGGTCGGCCTGCCCAACCCGGCCGAACTGGCCGAGGCCTATCCGTTCCGCCTGTCGGGCGGCCAGCGCCAGCGCGTGATGATCGCCATGGCGCTGGCCTGCCAGCCCGACATCCTGATCGCCGACGAACCGACCACGGCGCTGGACGTCACCACCCAGAAGCAGATCCTCGACCTGATCCGTTCGATCCAGGCCGAGCGCCACATGGGCATGATGTTCATCACCCACGACTTCGGCGTGGTGGCGGAGATCGCCCACCGGGTGGCGGTGATGCGCCACGGCAAGCTGGTGGAATACGGCCCGGCCTCCGAGGTGCTGAACCGGCCGCAGCATCCCTATACCCGGCAGCTGATCGCCTCGGTCCCGCACTACATCGAACACCGCGACGACCATGCCAAGGCGGGCGCGCCGCTGCTGGTCGCCGACAAGGTGCGCAAGGTCTTCCATGTCGGCGGCGGCCTGTTCAAGAAGTCCAAGGAAGTCGTGGCCGGCGACGACCTGTCGCTGACCATCCATCCCGGCGAAACCGTCGGTCTGGTCGGCGAATCCGGGTCCGGAAAATCGACGCTCGGCCGCTCCATCGTCGGCCTCATCAAGCCGGATTCGGGCCGCATCCTGTTCGAGGGCACCGACCTGCTGGCGCTCGACCGCAAGGGCTTCCGGCCCTATCGTCGGGCGGTGCAGATGGTGTTCCAGGACCCCTACGCCTCGCTGAATCCGCGTCACCGCGTCGGCGACATCGTGGCCCAGGGGCCGGTGGCCTTCGGCGAGGATAGGAGCAAGGCACTGACCCGCGCGCGGGAACTGCTGGCGATGGTCGGCCTCGACGGCTCCGCCGCCGACCGCTTCCCGCACGAGTTCTCCGGCGGCCAGCGACAGCGCATCGGCATCGCCCGCGCGCTCGCCATGGAGCCGAAGCTGCTGGTCGCGGACGAGCCGGTCTCGGCGCTCGACGTCTCGGTTCAGGGGCAGGTGCTGGAACTGCTGGACGACATCCGCAAGCGCCTGAACCTCGCCATGCTGTTCATCACCCACGATCTGCGGGTGGCGGCCCAGGTCTGCGACACCATCGCGGTGATGCGCCGCGGCAAGATCGTCGAGATGGGCACGGCACGGGAGGTGTTCACCCATCCGCGCGACACCTACACCCGCAGCCTGCTCGACGCCATTCCCGGCAAGGGCTGGCACATCCCGGACGACCTGCAACAAGTCCCGGCGGGAGCGCACTGA
- a CDS encoding Zn-dependent hydrolase, translating to MSLPSNLPIDGQRLWDSLAEMAKIGATAKGGSCRLALSDEDKAGRDLFVSWCEAAGCTVSVDRIGNIFARRKGRDDSLPPVVMGSHLDTQPTGGRFDGVFGVLAALEVVRSLNDRGVETLHPVEVAVWTNEEGSRFSPPMMGSGVVTGVFTLEEILDKVAQDGARLGDELVRTGYAGEAPVDHPMHAYLEAHIEQGPVLEVEGKEIGVVTGAQGQRWYEVTVTGVEAHAGPTPMRLRRDALVAASAMVQAVQRVGLETAGDPCATVGILDVHPHSRNVIPGRVFFTVDLRHPDADTLADMDRRFRAAVAAIAEEHGVSAEIADFWHFPPTPFARPLVDTVREAARGFGFSHRDIVSGAGHDAVYVAGKVPTAMIFIPCEDGISHNEVENISPADGARGAAVLFETLVATAGRP from the coding sequence ATGTCCCTCCCCTCCAACCTGCCCATCGACGGCCAGCGCCTGTGGGACAGCCTCGCCGAGATGGCGAAGATCGGCGCCACCGCGAAGGGTGGCAGCTGCCGCCTCGCTTTGTCGGACGAGGACAAGGCCGGCCGCGACCTGTTCGTCTCCTGGTGCGAGGCCGCCGGCTGCACCGTCAGCGTCGACCGCATCGGCAACATCTTCGCCCGCCGCAAGGGCCGTGACGACAGCCTGCCCCCGGTCGTGATGGGCAGCCATCTCGACACCCAGCCGACCGGCGGACGCTTCGACGGCGTGTTCGGCGTGCTGGCGGCGCTGGAGGTGGTGCGCTCGCTGAACGACCGCGGCGTGGAAACCCTGCACCCGGTCGAGGTCGCGGTCTGGACCAACGAGGAAGGCTCGCGCTTCTCGCCGCCGATGATGGGATCGGGCGTCGTCACCGGCGTCTTCACGCTGGAGGAGATCCTCGACAAGGTGGCGCAGGACGGCGCGCGGCTGGGCGACGAGCTGGTCCGCACCGGCTATGCCGGCGAGGCGCCGGTCGACCACCCGATGCACGCCTATCTGGAGGCCCACATCGAACAGGGCCCGGTGCTGGAGGTCGAGGGCAAGGAGATCGGCGTCGTCACCGGCGCCCAGGGCCAGCGCTGGTACGAGGTGACGGTGACGGGTGTTGAGGCGCATGCCGGTCCGACGCCGATGCGCCTGCGCCGCGATGCGCTGGTCGCCGCCTCGGCCATGGTGCAGGCGGTGCAGCGCGTCGGGCTGGAGACCGCGGGCGATCCCTGCGCCACCGTCGGCATCCTCGACGTCCATCCGCATTCGCGCAACGTCATCCCCGGCCGCGTCTTCTTCACCGTCGACCTGCGCCACCCCGATGCCGACACGCTGGCCGACATGGACCGCCGTTTCCGCGCCGCCGTCGCCGCGATTGCCGAAGAGCATGGGGTGAGCGCCGAGATCGCCGATTTCTGGCACTTCCCGCCGACACCCTTCGCCCGGCCGCTCGTCGACACTGTGCGCGAGGCGGCGCGCGGCTTCGGCTTCAGCCACCGCGACATCGTGTCCGGCGCCGGCCATGACGCGGTCTATGTGGCGGGCAAGGTGCCGACGGCTATGATCTTCATCCCCTGCGAGGACGGCATCAGCCACAACGAGGTCGAGAACATCTCCCCCGCCGACGGCGCCCGCGGCGCCGCCGTGCTGTTCGAAACACTGGTCGCCACGGCCGGACGGCCCTGA
- a CDS encoding ketopantoate reductase family protein: MKVAIIGAGAVGGLLTARLGATEAEVTLVARPNSAAAIRRNGLTMVTPLNRVARLNPRVTDDSLSLGPQDLVFLCVKSHALRGTIDTLTPLLGPETAIVPMVNGIPWWYPHRQPEPLADRPLASIDPDGLLWRSIDPDRVVGATTFVAVEGDGPCRLRHVSDQRFVFGDIGGDVAGRDNPAVDRIVTLFGQAGFQPAKTADIRQAIWVKLWGNLAFNPLSVLTGSTLGRLCNDPGTRETGRAMMLEAKAVAEKLGVVFTTSVDERIAMAAGVGDFKTSMLQDYEAGRRLELEAILGSVIELAERCGVHVPMLRAVLAMVDLRARERREVAA, encoded by the coding sequence ATGAAGGTCGCCATCATCGGGGCCGGTGCGGTCGGCGGTCTGCTGACCGCCCGGCTGGGTGCGACGGAGGCGGAGGTTACGCTGGTCGCCCGGCCGAACTCCGCCGCCGCCATCCGCCGCAACGGCCTGACCATGGTGACGCCGCTGAACCGCGTCGCCCGCCTCAACCCGCGCGTCACCGACGACAGCCTTTCGCTTGGGCCGCAGGATTTGGTGTTCCTCTGCGTCAAGTCGCATGCGCTGCGCGGCACCATCGACACGCTGACCCCGCTGCTGGGGCCGGAGACCGCCATCGTGCCGATGGTCAATGGCATCCCCTGGTGGTATCCGCACCGCCAGCCGGAGCCCTTGGCCGACCGGCCGCTCGCCAGCATCGATCCCGACGGGCTGCTGTGGCGCTCGATCGACCCCGACCGCGTGGTCGGCGCGACGACCTTCGTCGCGGTGGAGGGCGACGGTCCCTGCCGGCTGCGCCATGTCAGCGACCAGCGCTTCGTGTTCGGTGATATCGGGGGCGACGTGGCCGGCCGCGACAACCCGGCGGTGGACCGCATCGTGACGCTGTTCGGGCAGGCCGGGTTCCAGCCGGCGAAGACCGCCGACATCCGGCAGGCGATCTGGGTGAAGCTGTGGGGCAACCTCGCCTTCAACCCGTTGAGCGTGCTGACCGGATCGACGCTCGGCCGCCTGTGCAACGATCCCGGCACCCGCGAGACCGGCCGCGCCATGATGCTGGAGGCCAAGGCGGTGGCCGAGAAGCTGGGCGTGGTCTTCACCACCAGCGTCGACGAGCGCATCGCCATGGCCGCCGGCGTCGGCGACTTCAAGACCTCGATGCTGCAGGACTATGAGGCCGGCCGCCGGCTGGAGCTGGAGGCGATCCTCGGCTCGGTGATCGAGTTGGCGGAGCGCTGCGGCGTGCATGTGCCGATGCTGCGCGCCGTGCTGGCGATGGTCGACCTCAGGGCGCGGGAGCGGCGTGAGGTGGCGGCTTAG
- a CDS encoding ACP S-malonyltransferase, translating to MSLGILCSGQGGQGPGMLDLLRREPAAQAVLDRAATVMEQDPRALVAGPEAEMQRNAVAQPLLCAVQAATWAALRPHLPPVRAVAGYSLGELSAYHVAGALADDELVRLAIRRAEAMDRADPEPGGLLAVRGLDRARLEAICSDCGADIAIENGADRFVVGGHRPTLAAVEQAVLALGAAVTPLSVTIASHTRLMAPAAAEFSPVLAASGLQTPPLPVLAGIDGTPVYTRERAVAALTRQMTETVTWAACLDGLIEMGCTVLLETGPCNALARMAAERHPGLAVRAVTDFRSLSGAATWVERQLG from the coding sequence ATGAGCCTGGGGATTCTCTGTTCCGGCCAGGGCGGGCAGGGGCCGGGCATGCTTGATCTGCTGCGGCGGGAGCCGGCGGCGCAGGCGGTGCTGGACCGGGCCGCCACCGTCATGGAGCAGGACCCGCGCGCGCTGGTCGCCGGGCCGGAGGCGGAGATGCAGCGCAACGCTGTCGCCCAGCCACTGCTCTGTGCGGTCCAGGCGGCGACCTGGGCGGCGCTGCGGCCCCACCTGCCGCCGGTGCGTGCGGTTGCCGGCTACAGCCTGGGGGAGTTGTCGGCCTACCATGTTGCGGGCGCGCTCGCCGACGACGAGTTGGTTCGGCTGGCGATCCGGCGGGCCGAGGCGATGGACCGCGCCGACCCGGAGCCGGGTGGGCTGTTGGCCGTGCGGGGATTGGACCGGGCGCGATTGGAGGCGATCTGCAGCGACTGCGGTGCCGACATCGCCATCGAGAATGGCGCCGACCGGTTCGTGGTCGGTGGGCATCGGCCGACACTGGCTGCGGTAGAGCAGGCAGTTCTGGCGTTGGGCGCCGCGGTGACGCCGCTGTCGGTCACCATCGCCTCGCACACCCGCCTGATGGCGCCCGCCGCGGCGGAGTTTTCACCGGTTTTGGCGGCGAGCGGCCTGCAGACTCCGCCGCTGCCGGTGCTGGCCGGCATCGACGGCACCCCGGTCTACACGCGCGAGCGGGCGGTGGCGGCACTGACCCGGCAGATGACCGAGACGGTCACCTGGGCGGCCTGCCTGGACGGGCTGATCGAGATGGGCTGCACCGTCCTGCTGGAAACCGGCCCCTGCAACGCGCTGGCACGCATGGCCGCCGAGCGGCATCCCGGTCTGGCCGTCCGTGCCGTGACGGATTTCCGCAGTCTGTCCGGTGCCGCCACCTGGGTGGAGCGGCAGCTCGGGTGA
- a CDS encoding ABC transporter permease: protein MLGFAQLFASRLVKAAAILIAIVVMNFFLVHAAPGDPAMVMAGEAGAADEKFVTQLREQFGLDRPLYEQLGTYVGKIVQGDLGFSYRQQRPVWDILAERLPATLVLTLTAFLLALALGVALGTLAAITVGTWADSAITIVALLAYATPIYWIGLMLSLFFSIQLGWLPAFGYETIGAGYTGLAHVADVAVHLILPVITLALFYMASYARLTRASMLEVRSLDFVKTAKAKGLTQSRIVTRHVLRNAILPVITVAGIQAGQLVGGSILIETVFAWPGIGRLAFEAVLQRDYQVLLGIFLVTSIMVILFNILTDILYGLVDPRIQVSQ, encoded by the coding sequence ATGCTGGGATTCGCCCAACTCTTCGCGAGCCGCCTGGTCAAGGCCGCCGCGATCCTGATCGCCATCGTGGTGATGAACTTCTTCCTCGTCCACGCCGCCCCCGGCGACCCGGCCATGGTGATGGCGGGCGAGGCGGGGGCCGCCGACGAAAAGTTCGTGACGCAGCTGCGCGAGCAGTTCGGGCTCGACCGGCCGCTCTACGAACAGCTCGGCACCTATGTCGGCAAGATCGTGCAGGGCGATCTCGGCTTCTCCTACCGGCAGCAGCGGCCCGTCTGGGACATTCTGGCGGAACGGCTGCCGGCCACGCTGGTGCTGACGCTGACCGCCTTCCTGCTGGCGCTGGCGCTGGGCGTGGCGCTCGGCACGCTGGCGGCGATCACCGTCGGCACCTGGGCCGACAGCGCCATCACAATCGTGGCACTCCTGGCCTACGCCACGCCGATCTACTGGATCGGGCTGATGCTGAGCCTGTTCTTCTCCATCCAGCTGGGATGGCTGCCGGCCTTCGGCTACGAGACCATCGGCGCCGGCTATACCGGCCTCGCCCATGTCGCGGACGTGGCGGTCCACCTGATCCTGCCGGTCATCACGCTGGCGCTGTTCTACATGGCGAGCTACGCCCGCCTGACCCGCGCCTCGATGCTGGAGGTGCGCAGCCTCGACTTCGTCAAGACCGCCAAGGCCAAGGGGCTGACGCAGAGCCGCATCGTCACCCGCCACGTCCTGCGCAACGCCATCCTGCCGGTCATCACCGTGGCCGGCATCCAGGCCGGGCAGCTTGTCGGCGGGTCGATCCTGATCGAGACGGTGTTCGCCTGGCCCGGCATCGGCCGGCTGGCCTTCGAGGCGGTGCTGCAGCGCGACTATCAGGTGCTGCTGGGCATCTTCCTGGTCACGTCGATCATGGTGATCCTGTTCAACATCCTGACCGACATCCTCTACGGCCTCGTCGATCCGCGTATCCAGGTGTCGCAATGA
- a CDS encoding DMT family transporter has protein sequence MTAIAATGAGRDPVKYLLITTISLFWGLNWPAVKTILTQVPIFSLRAIGFTAGAVLLLGAARLANHRLRVERAEWPALAAAGLCNVLVFNLCTALGQSLMATSQAAIIAFTMPVWATLLAIPLLGERPGPRQIVGLASGLAGLLVLLGPAALSAPPSELAGPAVMLVSALAWALGTIVMKRRVWRTHPMVITGWQYVLCAPPMILLAATETRPALSEIHPEVWVGFAWHIVCSLCAAQALWYVTVRRLTVGEAAVSTLLIPVVGVSGAVLLLGDPVTARLAAALVLILAAVACVLGPKPAGRR, from the coding sequence ATGACCGCCATCGCCGCCACCGGAGCCGGCCGCGACCCGGTCAAATACCTGCTGATCACCACCATCAGCCTGTTCTGGGGCCTCAACTGGCCGGCGGTGAAGACGATCCTGACGCAGGTGCCCATCTTCAGCCTGCGCGCCATCGGCTTCACCGCCGGGGCGGTGCTGCTGCTGGGGGCGGCGCGTCTGGCCAACCACCGGCTGCGGGTGGAGCGGGCGGAATGGCCGGCGCTGGCGGCGGCGGGACTGTGCAACGTGCTGGTCTTCAACCTGTGCACGGCACTTGGGCAAAGCCTGATGGCGACCTCGCAGGCGGCGATCATCGCCTTCACCATGCCGGTGTGGGCGACGCTGCTGGCGATCCCGCTGCTGGGCGAACGGCCGGGACCGCGCCAGATCGTCGGGCTCGCCAGCGGGCTGGCCGGGCTGCTGGTCCTGCTGGGGCCGGCAGCGCTGTCGGCGCCCCCGTCGGAATTGGCCGGCCCGGCGGTGATGCTGGTGTCGGCGCTGGCCTGGGCGCTGGGCACCATCGTGATGAAGCGGCGGGTCTGGCGCACCCACCCGATGGTCATCACCGGCTGGCAGTATGTGCTGTGCGCCCCGCCGATGATCCTTCTGGCGGCGACGGAGACGAGGCCGGCGCTGTCCGAAATCCACCCCGAGGTTTGGGTCGGCTTCGCCTGGCACATCGTCTGTTCGCTCTGCGCGGCGCAGGCTCTGTGGTACGTCACCGTCCGCCGCCTGACGGTGGGCGAGGCGGCGGTCAGCACCCTGCTGATCCCCGTCGTCGGGGTGAGCGGCGCGGTGCTGCTGCTGGGCGACCCGGTGACGGCGCGGCTGGCGGCGGCGCTGGTGCTGATCCTGGCCGCCGTCGCCTGCGTGCTGGGACCGAAGCCGGCTGGGCGTCGGTGA
- a CDS encoding ABC transporter permease, which translates to MMKSDFWRAFARNKGAVLGLVILLAIVVLAVFASVLFPGDPWDMATAPFQPPLSDDALLGSDMLGRDIASGIAHGARVSLLIGLTSTAAALAIGVTLGALAGFHGGKVDDAIMRFTELFQTIPNFVLAVVLVAIFTPSLTTIVLAIAIVSWPPLARLARAEFLSLRTREFVQAAITTGQSNTTIILRQILPNSLSPIIVSASLMVATAILLESSLSFLGLGDPNAMSWGYMIGAARTVIRQAWWMSVFPGLAIVLTVLALNLVGEGLNDALNPKLARSRG; encoded by the coding sequence ATGATGAAATCCGATTTCTGGCGGGCTTTCGCCCGCAACAAGGGCGCGGTCCTGGGGCTGGTGATCCTGCTCGCCATCGTCGTGCTGGCCGTCTTCGCCTCCGTCCTGTTCCCCGGCGATCCGTGGGACATGGCGACCGCCCCCTTCCAGCCGCCGCTGTCCGACGACGCACTGCTCGGTTCCGACATGCTGGGCCGCGACATCGCGTCGGGCATCGCCCACGGGGCGCGGGTGTCGCTGCTGATCGGCCTGACCTCGACCGCCGCCGCTCTCGCCATCGGCGTCACGCTGGGGGCGCTGGCCGGCTTCCACGGCGGCAAGGTGGACGACGCCATCATGCGCTTCACCGAGCTGTTCCAGACCATCCCCAACTTCGTGCTGGCCGTGGTGCTGGTCGCCATCTTCACCCCCAGCCTGACCACCATCGTGCTCGCCATCGCAATCGTCAGCTGGCCGCCGCTGGCTCGCTTGGCCCGCGCCGAGTTCCTCAGCCTGCGCACCCGCGAGTTCGTCCAGGCCGCCATCACCACCGGCCAGAGCAACACCACCATCATCCTGCGCCAGATCCTGCCCAACAGCCTGTCGCCGATCATCGTCTCGGCCTCGCTGATGGTGGCGACCGCCATCCTGCTGGAAAGCTCGCTCAGCTTCCTCGGCCTCGGCGACCCGAACGCCATGAGCTGGGGCTACATGATCGGCGCCGCCCGCACGGTGATCCGGCAGGCCTGGTGGATGAGCGTCTTCCCCGGCCTCGCCATCGTGCTGACCGTGCTGGCGCTGAACCTCGTCGGCGAGGGGCTGAACGACGCCCTGAACCCGAAGCTCGCCCGGTCGCGGGGGTGA